Proteins encoded within one genomic window of Triticum aestivum cultivar Chinese Spring chromosome 2D, IWGSC CS RefSeq v2.1, whole genome shotgun sequence:
- the LOC123052583 gene encoding protein TPX2 isoform X2, with translation MAAETKPSSGTEAAAAAVQFQVDEAYEYRAPKYFDFVLDETEADIRAAERWFEAGASHAPSPFAPRIKESRAEVKIDALCDFADAEDPAPSPKNQATEEAAVNVTNPAGDIDGTSACPDTMSESPPTEEKEESPKSFEFPLSKDLAAKSDVGSSTPKIQRPPPPAEVTTAATTRAKSTVKAEACTPKVQGSSSTRSKTVQPSNLKQSSLALTKKSVIKGARDAVAGKAAAAANDIRQENQAVKKQKLDDGSTRQILNVKSQVLPHKGRCSLAGSTEVGQSSMRHRHDDAHSLKDVTVTPYISAAEMVKKFESGTRDLGSHYSRSMSNEDAATASQRRPKLMLTRPKEPEFQTTHRVRAVRMKSSSELEEEMLAKIPKFRARPFNKKIAEAPSFPPLPRTAPQLPEFNEFHLKTMERASRHADTCSEASSVGTMRSQGSKPLKLAEAKPPQLETALRARPSRVKSTQELELEELEKAPKFKAKPLNKKILESKGDIGVFAHPKAQATEPKEFHFRTDDRLGPPAVADLLDKLSLYSESSSYHDKKDMPRLTIPNPFNLHTDERGHDKERQLEAQLLQKKLEEEKARKFKANPYPYTTDYPVVPPKPEPKPCTRAEGFQLESLVRHEVEQQRLMEERERMEREEAQRRIVRAQPILKEDPIPLPQKERKPLTEVQQFELHVDERAVQRSEFDNKVKEKEITYKRLREENEFAQKIEEEKALKQLRRTLVPQARPLPKFDRPFRPQRSKKQVTRPKSPQLQVNERGARRHPFMR, from the exons ATGGCGGCGGAGACCAAACCTTCCTCcgggacggaggcggcggcggcggccgtgcagTTCCAGGTGGATGAGGCGTACGAGTACCGCGCGCCCAAGTACTTCGACTTCGTCCTCGACGAGACGGAGGCCGACATCCGCGCCGCCGAGCGCTGGTTCGAGGCCGGCGCCAGCCACGCGCCCTCGC CCTTCGCCCCGAGGATCAAGGAGTCGAGAGCGGAGGTCAAGATCGACGCACTCTGCGACTTCGCGGACGCGGAGGACCCGGCTCCATCTCCAAAG AACCAAGCAACGGAGGAGGCAGCAGTCAACGTCACAAATCCGGCAGGGGATATCGATGG CACGTCTGCTTGTCCTGACACCATGTCAGAGTCGCCGCCAACAGAAGAGAAGGAGGAGTCACCCAAGTCTTTCGAGTTCCCCCTGTCCAAAGATTTGGCTGCAAAAT CAGATGTTGGGTCTAGCACGCCCAAGATTCAGAGGCCGCCTCCACCTGCGGAAGTTACCACTGCTGCGACCACTCGTGCCAAGTCAACAGTGAAGGCTGAAGCGTGCACTCCCAAGGTGCAGGGGAGCTCATCCACTCGCTCAAAGACCGTGCAACCGTCTAATCTGAAGCAGTCCTCGCTGGCATTAACGAAGAAGAGTGTGATCAA GGGGGCTCGTGATGCGGTGGCCGGAAAGGCAGCTGCTGCTGCAAATGATATTAGGCAAGAAAATCAGgctgtgaagaagcaaaaactagATGATGGAAGTACAAGACAG ATATTGAACGTCAAGTCCCAGGTGCTGCCTCACAAAGGAAGATGTAGTTTAGCAGGAAGCACCGAGGTGGGACAGTCTTCCATGAGGCACCGCCATGATGACGCTCACTCTCTGAAG GACGTGACAGTGACTCCATATATTTCAGCAGCTGAAATGGTCAAGAAGTTTGAGTCAGGGACTAGAGATTTGGGCAGCCACTACAGCAGATCCATGTCTAAT GAGGATGCAGCAACTGCCTCACAAAGAAGGCCCAAACTTATGCTAACAAGGCCAAAGGAACCTGAGTTTCAGACTACCCACAGGGTCCGAGCAGTCAGAATGAAAAGCTCTTCAGAACTAGAGGAGGAAATGCTGGCCAAGATTCCAAAGTTCAGAGCACGGCCATTTAACAAAAAG ATAGCTGAAGCTCCGTCTTTCCCTCCTCTTCCAAGGACAGCTCCACAGCTCCCCGAATTCAAT GAGTTTCACCTTAAAACGATGGAAAGAGCGTCTCGACATGCTGACACGTGTTCAGAAGCTTCTTCCGTAGGAACTATGCGG AGTCAGGGTAGTAAGCCACTTAAACTTGCTGAAGCGAAACCCCCACAACTTGAGACAGCACTGCGCGCAAGGCCATCAAG GGTGAAAAGTACTCAGGAATTGGAACTAGAAGAATTGGAGAAAGCCCCCAAGTTCAAGGCCAAGCCACTGAACAAAAAG ATTCTTGAGAGCAAGGGTGATATTGGTGTTTTTGCCCACCCGAAGGCCCAGGCAACAGAGCCCAAGGAGTTCCATTTTCGTACTGACGACCGCTTGGGACCTCCTGCAGTTGCGGATCTTCTCGACAAG CTTTCTCTGTACTCTGAATCTTCTTCCTACCATGACAAGAAAGATATGCCGAGACTGACGATACCCAACCCTTTCAatctacatacagat GAAAGAGGGCATGACAAGGAGAGGCAACTAGAGGCACAACTGTTGCAGAAGAAGCTAGAGGAAGAGAAAGCCCGGAAATTCAAGGCTAATCCCTATCCTTACACCACAGACTATCCAGTG GTGCCACCAAAGCCTGAACCGAAACCATGCACGAGGGCAGAAGGTTTTCAGCTGGAGAGCTTGGTGAGACATGAAGTGGAGCAGCAAAGGCTAATGGAAGAAAGAGAGAGGATGGAGAGGGAAGAGGCTCAGAGGAGAATTGTCAGGGCACAACCGATACTGAAAGA GGATCCTATTCCTCTTCCACAGAAGGAGCGAAAGCCTCTTACTGAAGTGCAACAGTTTGAACTGCATGTTGATGAGAGGGCGGTTCAAAGATCAGAATTTGATAACAAA GTGAAGGAGAAGGAGATCACTTACAAGAGGTTGCGAGAGGAAAACGAATTTGCACAGAAG ATCGAGGAAGAGAAGGCGCTGAAGCAGCTTAGGAGGACCTTGGTGCCACAAGCACGGCCCCTCCCAAAGTTCGACAGGCCGTTCCGTCCACAAAGGTCGAAGAAGCAGGTGACCAGGCCCAAGTCGCCACAGCTTCAGGTGAATGAAAGAGGGGCGAGAAGGCACCCGTTCATGAGATAA
- the LOC123052583 gene encoding protein TPX2 isoform X1: MAAETKPSSGTEAAAAAVQFQVDEAYEYRAPKYFDFVLDETEADIRAAERWFEAGASHAPSPFAPRIKESRAEVKIDALCDFADAEDPAPSPKNQATEEAAVNVTNPAGDIDGTSACPDTMSESPPTEEKEESPKSFEFPLSKDLAAKSADVGSSTPKIQRPPPPAEVTTAATTRAKSTVKAEACTPKVQGSSSTRSKTVQPSNLKQSSLALTKKSVIKGARDAVAGKAAAAANDIRQENQAVKKQKLDDGSTRQILNVKSQVLPHKGRCSLAGSTEVGQSSMRHRHDDAHSLKDVTVTPYISAAEMVKKFESGTRDLGSHYSRSMSNEDAATASQRRPKLMLTRPKEPEFQTTHRVRAVRMKSSSELEEEMLAKIPKFRARPFNKKIAEAPSFPPLPRTAPQLPEFNEFHLKTMERASRHADTCSEASSVGTMRSQGSKPLKLAEAKPPQLETALRARPSRVKSTQELELEELEKAPKFKAKPLNKKILESKGDIGVFAHPKAQATEPKEFHFRTDDRLGPPAVADLLDKLSLYSESSSYHDKKDMPRLTIPNPFNLHTDERGHDKERQLEAQLLQKKLEEEKARKFKANPYPYTTDYPVVPPKPEPKPCTRAEGFQLESLVRHEVEQQRLMEERERMEREEAQRRIVRAQPILKEDPIPLPQKERKPLTEVQQFELHVDERAVQRSEFDNKVKEKEITYKRLREENEFAQKIEEEKALKQLRRTLVPQARPLPKFDRPFRPQRSKKQVTRPKSPQLQVNERGARRHPFMR; the protein is encoded by the exons ATGGCGGCGGAGACCAAACCTTCCTCcgggacggaggcggcggcggcggccgtgcagTTCCAGGTGGATGAGGCGTACGAGTACCGCGCGCCCAAGTACTTCGACTTCGTCCTCGACGAGACGGAGGCCGACATCCGCGCCGCCGAGCGCTGGTTCGAGGCCGGCGCCAGCCACGCGCCCTCGC CCTTCGCCCCGAGGATCAAGGAGTCGAGAGCGGAGGTCAAGATCGACGCACTCTGCGACTTCGCGGACGCGGAGGACCCGGCTCCATCTCCAAAG AACCAAGCAACGGAGGAGGCAGCAGTCAACGTCACAAATCCGGCAGGGGATATCGATGG CACGTCTGCTTGTCCTGACACCATGTCAGAGTCGCCGCCAACAGAAGAGAAGGAGGAGTCACCCAAGTCTTTCGAGTTCCCCCTGTCCAAAGATTTGGCTGCAAAAT CAGCAGATGTTGGGTCTAGCACGCCCAAGATTCAGAGGCCGCCTCCACCTGCGGAAGTTACCACTGCTGCGACCACTCGTGCCAAGTCAACAGTGAAGGCTGAAGCGTGCACTCCCAAGGTGCAGGGGAGCTCATCCACTCGCTCAAAGACCGTGCAACCGTCTAATCTGAAGCAGTCCTCGCTGGCATTAACGAAGAAGAGTGTGATCAA GGGGGCTCGTGATGCGGTGGCCGGAAAGGCAGCTGCTGCTGCAAATGATATTAGGCAAGAAAATCAGgctgtgaagaagcaaaaactagATGATGGAAGTACAAGACAG ATATTGAACGTCAAGTCCCAGGTGCTGCCTCACAAAGGAAGATGTAGTTTAGCAGGAAGCACCGAGGTGGGACAGTCTTCCATGAGGCACCGCCATGATGACGCTCACTCTCTGAAG GACGTGACAGTGACTCCATATATTTCAGCAGCTGAAATGGTCAAGAAGTTTGAGTCAGGGACTAGAGATTTGGGCAGCCACTACAGCAGATCCATGTCTAAT GAGGATGCAGCAACTGCCTCACAAAGAAGGCCCAAACTTATGCTAACAAGGCCAAAGGAACCTGAGTTTCAGACTACCCACAGGGTCCGAGCAGTCAGAATGAAAAGCTCTTCAGAACTAGAGGAGGAAATGCTGGCCAAGATTCCAAAGTTCAGAGCACGGCCATTTAACAAAAAG ATAGCTGAAGCTCCGTCTTTCCCTCCTCTTCCAAGGACAGCTCCACAGCTCCCCGAATTCAAT GAGTTTCACCTTAAAACGATGGAAAGAGCGTCTCGACATGCTGACACGTGTTCAGAAGCTTCTTCCGTAGGAACTATGCGG AGTCAGGGTAGTAAGCCACTTAAACTTGCTGAAGCGAAACCCCCACAACTTGAGACAGCACTGCGCGCAAGGCCATCAAG GGTGAAAAGTACTCAGGAATTGGAACTAGAAGAATTGGAGAAAGCCCCCAAGTTCAAGGCCAAGCCACTGAACAAAAAG ATTCTTGAGAGCAAGGGTGATATTGGTGTTTTTGCCCACCCGAAGGCCCAGGCAACAGAGCCCAAGGAGTTCCATTTTCGTACTGACGACCGCTTGGGACCTCCTGCAGTTGCGGATCTTCTCGACAAG CTTTCTCTGTACTCTGAATCTTCTTCCTACCATGACAAGAAAGATATGCCGAGACTGACGATACCCAACCCTTTCAatctacatacagat GAAAGAGGGCATGACAAGGAGAGGCAACTAGAGGCACAACTGTTGCAGAAGAAGCTAGAGGAAGAGAAAGCCCGGAAATTCAAGGCTAATCCCTATCCTTACACCACAGACTATCCAGTG GTGCCACCAAAGCCTGAACCGAAACCATGCACGAGGGCAGAAGGTTTTCAGCTGGAGAGCTTGGTGAGACATGAAGTGGAGCAGCAAAGGCTAATGGAAGAAAGAGAGAGGATGGAGAGGGAAGAGGCTCAGAGGAGAATTGTCAGGGCACAACCGATACTGAAAGA GGATCCTATTCCTCTTCCACAGAAGGAGCGAAAGCCTCTTACTGAAGTGCAACAGTTTGAACTGCATGTTGATGAGAGGGCGGTTCAAAGATCAGAATTTGATAACAAA GTGAAGGAGAAGGAGATCACTTACAAGAGGTTGCGAGAGGAAAACGAATTTGCACAGAAG ATCGAGGAAGAGAAGGCGCTGAAGCAGCTTAGGAGGACCTTGGTGCCACAAGCACGGCCCCTCCCAAAGTTCGACAGGCCGTTCCGTCCACAAAGGTCGAAGAAGCAGGTGACCAGGCCCAAGTCGCCACAGCTTCAGGTGAATGAAAGAGGGGCGAGAAGGCACCCGTTCATGAGATAA
- the LOC123052582 gene encoding serine/threonine-protein kinase svkA — MSDSASMAAATEARFSNRDLIGRGSFGDVYRGFDKELSKEVAIKVIDLEEAEDDIEDIQKEISVLSQCRCPYITDYYGSYLHQTKLWIVMEYMAGGSVADLLQAGPPLDEISIACILRDLLHAVEYLHSEGKIHRDIKAANILLTESGDVKVADFGVSAQLTKTMSRRKTFVGTPFWMAPEVIQNSDGYNEKADIWSLGITAIEMAKGEPPLADIHPMRVLFMIPRENPPQLDEHFSKPMKEFVSLCLRKNPAERPSAKELLKHRFIKNARKTPKLLERIRERPKFTVKGSIDATQNGQTHIEEDDYGGTIKVDRNTRHAASPSSQGTVRKAAGWDFPDRSEGTGTVRGGLRPPQITSTKDGRFDMPQNPSTLKRTADRENQWRTSGTGSEESSSTNMSKKEAQTDHGRLESSTEYNDQSVSGSGTVVLRSPRASQVYPAGPNHSSKPPSRFSSYEDMSISGTVVRNQTEEAEMPRSSRSRLGTLEKTSNASLEDSATNLAEAKAALQAGFRKGNARERPATNKHEKESHEPRFSGVNSHEVRSENIDSQKGRKSRQPSDGQSAPRASAASPALSSLIIPSLKEASGDKYEGPVVHAVLSSLMDLEQEIPGSCEVLVGRILHRLGSSKDLSLQSLNETAISIFTKKPEPPSEAASNKKQASTPPLAAPTVSPLARFLLTRWQNQVSQDLNSV; from the exons ATGTCGGACTCGGCGTCGATGGCGGCCGCCACAGAGGCGCGTTTCAGCAACCGCGACCTCATCGGCCGTGGCTCCTTCGGCGACGTCTACAGAGG GTTTGACAAGGAACTCAGCAAGGAGGTTGCAATAAAAGTTATTGATCTGGAAGAAGC CGAGGATGATATCGAAGATATCCAAAAG GAGATATCTGTTTTATCACAATGCCGGTGTCCATATATAACTGACTATTATGGCTCTTATCTTCATCAAACCAAACTGTGGATAGTAATGGAGTACATGGCTGGTGGTTCTGTTGCTGACCTA CTTCAAGCTGGCCCTCCTCTGGATGAAATATCTATTGCATGCATTCTAAGGGACTTGTTACATGCAGTTGAATATCTGCATTCTGAAGGAAAGATCCACCGTGACATTAAAG CGGCAAATATCCTCCTGACTGAAAGCGGAGATGTGAAG GTTGCAGACTTCGGCGTCTCTGCACAGCTGACTAAAACAATGTCTAGGAGGAAG ACATTCGTCGGAACTCCCTTTTGGATGGCACCTGAGGTTATTCAAAATTCTGATGGGTACAATGAAAAG GCGGATATCTGGTCTTTAGGTATAACTGCTATAGAAATGGCAAAAGGTGAACCCCCCTTGGCAGATATTCACCCCATGAGAGTTCTTTTCATGATACCTCGTGAAAATCCTCCTCAG CTTGATGAGCATTTCTCTAAACCAATGAAAGAGTTTGTGTCACTATGTTTAAGGAAGAATCCAGCAGAG AGGCCTAGTGCTAAGGAACTTCTTAAGCACCGTTTCATAAAAAATGCCAGAAAAACTCCAAAGCTTCTGGAGAGAATAAG AGAGAGGCCAAAATTTACagtaaaaggtagcattgatgccACGCAAAATGGTCAAACACATATCGAAGAAGATGATTATGGAGGTACTATTAAGGTTGATAGAAATACAAGACATGCAGCCTCTCCTTCCAG TCAAGGAACAGTTAGGAAAGCTGCTGGCTGGGATTTTCCTGATAGATCAGAGGGCACGGGAACTGTTCGAGGTGGTTTGAGGCCACCACAAATAACCTCCACCAAGGATGGTAGATTTGATATGCCTCAGAATCCAAGTACACTAAAACGTACAGCTGATCGAGAAAACCAATGGAGAACATCTGGGACTGGATCTGAAGAATCATCCTCAACAAACATGTCTAAGAAAGAAGCTCAAACTGATCATGGGAGGCTAGAAAGTTCTACAGAATAC AATGACCAATCTGTAAGTGGGTCTGGAACTGTGGTGTTACGCTCTCCAAGAGCGTCTCAGGTCTACCCAGCAGGTCCTAATCACAGTTCTAAG CCTCCCAGCAGATTCTCCTCATACGAAGATATGTCTATCAGTGGGACAGTTGTTAGGAATCAAACTGAAGAAGCAGAAATGCCACGATCTTCAAGGTCAAGGCTGGGGACTCTAGAAAAAACATCAAATGCTTCACTTGAGGATAGTGCTACTAACCTTGCGGAG GCAAAGGCTGCTCTACAAGCTGGGTTCAGAAAGGGAAATGCTCGAGAAAGACCAGCCACCAACAAACATGAAAAGGAATCACACGAACCTAGATTTTCTGGGGTAAACAGTCATGAGGTTCGAAG TGAGAATATTGACTCGCAAAAAGGTCGCAAATCACGGCAGCCATCCGATGGGCAATCAGCTCCCCGAGCTTCTGCAGCTTCACCTGCACTATCATCCTTGATAATTCCTTCTCTGAAAGAG GCTTCTGGTGACAAGTATGAAGGACCTGTTGTTCATGCAGTCCTCAGTTCTTTGATGGATCTAGAGCAAGAAATACCTGGATCCTGTGAGGTATTGGTTGGCAGAATTCTACATCGGCTAGGGAG CTCGAAGGATTTGTCGTTGCAAAGTCTAAATGAGACGGCAATATCGATTTTTACAAAGAAACCTGAGCCCCCCTCGGAAGCtgcaagcaacaagaaacaagCTAGTACGCCACCATTGGCTGCTCCTACCGTAAGCCCTCTGGCGAGGTTCCTTCTTACCAG GTGGCAAAACCAAGTTTCCCAAGACCTTAACTCCGTTTGA